A stretch of the Gossypium hirsutum isolate 1008001.06 chromosome D07, Gossypium_hirsutum_v2.1, whole genome shotgun sequence genome encodes the following:
- the LOC107953765 gene encoding ER membrane protein complex subunit 7 homolog: MAPIARLLLLALLSTALTISSGSGDGYTINGRVKIPQGLGTKGFALPGKTSNVKVILNGGQIVTYLRPDGYFLFQNIPAGTHLIEVTAIGYFFSPVRVDVSARNPGKVQAALTENRRGLSELVLEPLRDEQYYEIREPFSIMSVVKSPMGLMVGFMLVVVFLMPKLVENMDPEEMRRAQEEMRNQGVPSLASLLPGGGRN, from the exons ATGGCACCCATCGCACGGTTACTTTTGCTCGCGCTTCTCTCAACTGCACTCACGATTTCATCAGG GTCTGGGGATGGGTACACCATCAATGGTCGAGTGAAGATCCCCCAAG GTCTGGGTACAAAAGGGTTTGCTTTGCCTGGAAAAACGTCAAATGTCAAAGTTATACTCAATGGTGGCCAAATTGTTACTTATCTGAGACCTGATGGATATTTTTTATT TCAGAACATACCAGCAGGGACTCATTTGATTGAAGTGACTGCTATTGGCTATTTCTTTTCTCCT GTTAGAGTTGATGTTAGTGCTAGAAACCCAGGCAAGGTACAGGCTGCGTTGACAGAGAACAGGAGGGGTCTCAGTGAATTGGTTTTAGAGCCGTTGAGAGATGAACAATATTACGAG ATTAGGGAACCCTTCTCCATAATGTCGGTTGTGAAAAGCCCAATGGGTCTCATGGTGGGATTTATGCTGGTGGTGGTGTTTTTAATGCCCAAATTAGTGGAAAACATGG ATCCTGAAGAAATGAGACGAGCACAAGAAGAAATGAGAAACCAAGGAGTTCCCTCCTTAGCTAGTTTGTTACCAGGAGGTGGGAGGAATTAA
- the LOC121219248 gene encoding prostatic spermine-binding protein gives MEIPLPNGVMLDSSVGFALQAMVVETAIVVTNSVAWLLMMMGTMPNGIDALIKEPEAYAGFLLALLAVRKPGLENKDAGDTEDDDNDDEEDEAAGDQDEDAGEEEDGSGEDGEDEGDPEDEPDANGDGASGEEDEDDDDDDDDDDGEEGEEEEEEEEEDEEEEELQPPAKKRK, from the exons ATGGAAATTCCACTTCCAAACGGTGTCATGTTGGACAGTTCCGTGGGCTTTGCACTGCAAGCTATGGTTGTCGAGACCGCCATTGTTGTTACAAATTCAGTCGCTTGGTTGCTGATGATG ATGGGAACTATGCCTAATGGAATTGATGCCCTCATCAAAGAGCCTGAAGCATATGCAGG GTTTCTGCTTGCTCTTCTTGCAGTGAGAAAGCCTGGTCTGGAGAACAAGGATGCTGGTGACACTGAGGATGATGACAATGATGATGAGGAAGATGAAGCAGCAGGTGATCAAGATGAAGATGCAGGTGAGGAGGAAGATGGATCAGGTGAAGACGGTGAAGATGAAGGGGATCCAGAAGATGAACCTGATGCCAATGGAGATGGGGCCAGTGGAGAAGAGGACGAAGATGatgacgacgacgacgacgacgatgATGGCGAGGAAggtgaagaagaagaggaagaggaggaagaagatgaagaagaggaAGAGCTTCAGCCACCGGCTAAAAAGCGAAAATGA